The Topomyia yanbarensis strain Yona2022 chromosome 3, ASM3024719v1, whole genome shotgun sequence nucleotide sequence AAGTACGACTTTTGGCACTGTGTCGTATTGAAGATTTACTGTTTACCCCTCGATGTAagcagcagagttaaaaataatcgaagctcttttttgacaactgaaaatgaacctgttgcgactcgcggtgaatagaaaacctgttttaatccacctagcggtgcaattgtgcctttctcatttctctaaactatggcacgaaggctttttatgttcaacatacttgtggaaatgtccattacattcttagtacactttgcacttatacacaatggcatgccagccacgaacttgatgagctacgtgtcgacggtgaaacacttgaaacaaaaaaatatcatacttcattagcctaatcagcattagatcaatgttatctgcttgctaactcattttgtcatgcgggggtgggtatgtgaggagggcgaaagtcccatgaacgaacgactccccagcttaaattggtatgctttgtaatatagtggtggtttaaagataatggggttgaaagggaggggtatgaggtggtggtctgaggggtgatttaaggagatttttaaaggaggggagtgaacagtagaggggggggggtgtaacccctctccgtaaagcatcaactacgcccctgttaaaatccagaaaccttatgcgagttgaaaaaaaaatttggccgggattaggttgacgtttttcagagtgattgcataacctttctatatgagaaaggcaaaaatattcattcaactattcATCTTATTCAtacagttgaatatcgtacaatatattcatttagggttgccacctctccgggtttgacccggagactccggttttttgGGAGCaatctccgggttttacatcaatttctccgggtttggtgggaagaagcgtaattttattttttttttttgaattaactgattatttacaaaatatttaaaaagttcaagttaactattactctgtttcagatttatttttcccgactaaccctttcaaggtggcgaagatgagttATCCAAATATTGatgatttctttcacaaagcagtgaaaataaaaaaagcaattttactacaaatttataaaagtaatattttgctatatgttacaatttaaatGTTGCATCCCACCAAGTCGCTCAAAAttgtgtaaaaaagttattttgctgcaattttatcAAATTACTCCactgcttatcaccagctgcagcaaggtatggcagatttgttctaatccatctgactaggtcaacatcaaacgaattcttccggtgttgttgctactcctgcagtgacccttaactgttggctaggGAGGTAATTTTTGCCCTTTTGTTGCGACCTCTGGCGATTAATGTGCTTCCTATGTGATGCCGAATccctgcctcctttgctctccttttcctgCACACTCAATTCCTTTCGGTAATTTCAcaacagctgtgtagtcagcaaatttagaaactgatatctcagtaaagagagtttgctgattttcggtgaaatattttccgagtttcagcaCTCAAACGTCGCTTTTACTGAGACTCAGAAAAAAACATGTTTGCTGAATCTCAGCTGTTAAGATTTGGacaaaagatgcaaaaaagtgagattcggcagaaaaaattaagtgtgtgttAGTTAGGGAGGaaagcaatgctcgttcgacttatcctccacagcgagagtagctggtgcttttgatTTCTTGGCACTTCGTCAGGGAAGTGAAATACCACACCagattaaaccgataaaaccattctcaaacgtgaaaaatttagttttactttaacgtagtaataaaaagcgattaaagtgctctaaaatgcaatcgctttgattccaatttctgtctaaTTCAACGCAaaatccaccccccccccccatgtcagtgaaaatctccgggtcaaagcctctccagaggtggcaaccctatattcattacactaatcatctaggaaaatgttttcaaatgccaatagagcatatgaaacaacaatcatcatcgcttatattgtgccagggcctactttgatgcatttgattcgttACTGCACGGTCGCCACGTGTAATAgtcggagccgaatgaaaatatgcatggatgaatgggtggtttgttcgtttgacgttttcagctgcgtcactgaatattgaaaatgaatgcggctgaatatgatcaattttcattcaatgaatttgaatatttttacctctggtaaacagtacaagtgaactgtcgTTCATCCTGCTGATTTCGTGAGGCTATGTCGGTTGATGTGAAGCCTAATTGAAAAATGGCTCATTTGATATCACTTCATCTGCTTGGACTGGAGCTCTGGCAATAGAATAGATTGGATCTCATGTAAAAATTTCTAGGAAACCTATGGGAACAAAATTCATTTACCTCACGGCCGTTAGTTCTTTCTTTCAAATTTCATTCTTCGAAATAAAAAGTCAAAGTTATTTATAAAATAATATCGTTTCTGTATGAACAAGTTATGTCATTGAGATAGTATTTTCCCCTTTCCTAACATTAGCTGAGTTTCTGTTTGTCGTTTTGTGACGGTAAAAAATGAACCATTTTCATTTGTCGCCGCTCCCCGCTCTCATTCTATCACTCTTTTCGTTTCTTCGCAACATTGTTAACCAACAGctgttgttttattttgacaGTTGGATCTGTTTCAACATAGTGTTGCTGTTTGACTCGTCCTCTATTTTGTTGACGTTAGACGTCGGTGTTTGCTTGTAATCTCTTCCTACATCGatttagttaaaaaaaaacatgatatgGGCACATTGTCTCACAATCAAATGCATCTCAAAAATGCATTATCTTTGAAAGTtacataaaaaaaagtttgctttcTATTGCtcagaaaaatttaaaactaaGGAATAGTGTTATGTACAATAAATTTACaagataaaattcaaaaattcacttTACATTTGCATCGCAGATGGTGTCTTTCTTCTTGGTATTCTGAGTATGTGCACAGGTTGCTACGAGTTCCGATTGGCCTGCCCCTCAGGATCCCGCTATCAGTCCGGGGGGGGGTGGGTACCTTTACTGGAGAGCCTGCAGTCTGGCGATTTCCGCTTCCAGTGCCTGAATGTTGAAGTTGGGATCATCCTTCGGTGGATTGGAACGGATGAATTCGAGCGTTTTCAGCACATGGGCCGGAGCAGGTCCTTCGCGGGGCAGATGGGCACCCTGGGGCTGGAAGCCGTTCACATCGGCAACGTAGGTCAGCTGGATGGGTGTACCATCCTTGTCCGTCCACGACGCACTACCCTGAGCGGACTGGCCTCCGACTCCCTCTTCCTGGGCACGAATGCCGTTGCTCGTTTCGTAGTTCCATGCGTACGAACCGTCCGGGTTGACTACGCTGTCCGAGGACAGAATCTGTGCTTCGGCATCCGGGTTTTGGGCGAGCGCAACGGCGGCCAGGGCGGAGATGATGACCTGCGAGGGGGTAAGATAAGGAGACACTGGTTATCTATAGTTGGCATGTTTAGCAGTGTAGAATATTTAATTGGAGTTTTTGAGTAAAACTAGAACTGAAGCAATTGCATCTCCAGCCGATTTTTTTTACGTTCGCGCGTTGGTTTTTACATAAACTTTACGCAAATAATTGTTATTGAGAAGTTGCAATTCATTCATTGAAACTATTAAATTGCgatcaaattttaaatattccttTCAGAGCTTACAAACTCAAATTAATCGGTAAAGTCgcatttaacccattatatcctagcgtatgaaatttcatacgcagaactatccatcgtttaacgcgtatttactgcagaattttggcatctaactgctttattat carries:
- the LOC131688981 gene encoding pupal cuticle protein Edg-78E-like, with protein sequence MFRLVIISALAAVALAQNPDAEAQILSSDSVVNPDGSYAWNYETSNGIRAQEEGVGGQSAQGSASWTDKDGTPIQLTYVADVNGFQPQGAHLPREGPAPAHVLKTLEFIRSNPPKDDPNFNIQALEAEIARLQALQ